The Microbulbifer hydrolyticus genome has a segment encoding these proteins:
- a CDS encoding TIM-barrel domain-containing protein — translation MKTMKENTRYSPRKLIRKLGLGMLLAAVIQPASANTLREYKSHQLLDDKLVIQTSDSKVTLTPLNSAALEVHYQREGLKQLPSFARAGDPAEDLQAQLSVSEQALRYSLGELTAVIHKSPFAIEYLRGGETLLAEEHGFFANATMRGFRFALQEQEKLIGGGQRVLGMDRRGHRLPLYNKAHYGYSTESEQMYFGLPAVMSSNKYVLLFDNSATGTMDLGASEKDVMQFEAVAGRSAYIVVAGNDYPKLIENYVDVTGRQPMPPRWALGNFASRFGYRTEQQVRDTVEKFREEDFPLDAVVLDLYWFGPDIMGHMGNLAWDKSAFPQPVKMMADFSEQGINTILVTEPFVLSTSERWDSAVAGNALAKNIAGQPKTFDFYFGNTGLIDVFSEDGRDWFWNIYKGLKEQGVAGWWGDLGEPEVHPSDTVHAVGMADEIHNAFGHRWAQMLFDNEKSDSPEERPFIMMRAGFPGSQRFGMIPWTGDVARSWGGLKPQVELSLQMGLLGFGYTHSDLGGFADGEKFDRELYIRWLQYGVFQPVYRPHAQEHIAPEPVFHDRKTRDILREYVKLRYRLLPYNYTLAFENSQTGMPLMRPLFFENESNLALMDNKDAYLWGNDFLVAPVTDEDIDEVDVPLPGGVWFDFWSDDRYSGASAEIDVDLKTIPVLVRAGAFIPTVADLQNTRDYSSAYLRLDYYADDSVSSSRGYVYEDDGVTAGAFAKGQYEKLAFTSERKGNTLHFAFSRSGDGYSNAPEARAMDLVMHNWQQAPASIQLGDKTIPLVQKQNQLTDHTAYYDKRSKTLQVKFPWGKQDLAMAVTL, via the coding sequence ATGAAGACGATGAAAGAGAACACCCGATACTCACCCCGGAAGCTGATTCGGAAACTTGGTCTGGGCATGCTGCTGGCCGCAGTAATACAGCCCGCCAGTGCAAATACATTGCGTGAATACAAGAGCCACCAGCTGCTGGACGACAAGCTGGTGATCCAGACCAGCGACAGCAAGGTCACCCTAACACCGCTGAACAGTGCCGCTTTGGAAGTCCACTACCAGCGTGAGGGATTAAAGCAACTGCCGTCTTTTGCCCGCGCCGGCGATCCCGCCGAAGACCTTCAGGCACAACTGAGTGTTTCCGAACAGGCGCTGCGCTACTCCCTCGGTGAGCTCACCGCAGTGATTCACAAATCCCCGTTTGCCATCGAATACCTGCGCGGCGGCGAAACACTGCTGGCGGAAGAGCACGGGTTCTTTGCCAATGCCACCATGCGTGGCTTCCGCTTTGCATTGCAGGAGCAGGAAAAACTGATCGGCGGCGGTCAGCGTGTACTGGGCATGGACCGGCGCGGCCATCGTCTGCCGCTCTATAACAAGGCCCACTACGGCTACAGCACCGAGTCCGAGCAGATGTACTTTGGCCTGCCGGCGGTGATGAGCAGCAACAAATACGTACTGCTGTTCGACAACAGCGCCACCGGCACCATGGACCTGGGCGCCAGTGAAAAAGACGTGATGCAGTTTGAGGCCGTTGCCGGTCGCAGTGCTTACATCGTGGTGGCCGGCAACGACTACCCCAAGCTTATCGAGAACTACGTGGATGTTACCGGCCGCCAGCCGATGCCGCCGCGCTGGGCACTGGGTAACTTTGCCTCGCGCTTCGGCTACCGCACCGAACAGCAGGTGCGCGATACCGTGGAAAAATTCCGCGAGGAAGATTTCCCGCTGGATGCCGTGGTACTCGACCTCTACTGGTTCGGCCCGGACATCATGGGCCACATGGGCAACCTCGCGTGGGATAAAAGTGCATTCCCGCAGCCGGTAAAAATGATGGCGGACTTTAGCGAGCAGGGCATCAACACCATCCTGGTTACCGAGCCCTTTGTACTCTCCACCTCCGAGCGCTGGGACTCTGCCGTGGCCGGCAACGCACTGGCGAAAAATATCGCCGGCCAGCCGAAAACCTTTGATTTCTACTTCGGCAACACCGGCCTGATCGACGTCTTCTCCGAAGATGGCCGCGACTGGTTCTGGAATATCTACAAGGGCCTGAAGGAACAGGGCGTGGCCGGCTGGTGGGGCGACCTCGGCGAGCCGGAAGTACACCCGTCGGATACGGTACACGCCGTGGGCATGGCGGACGAGATCCACAATGCCTTCGGCCACCGCTGGGCGCAGATGCTGTTCGACAATGAAAAGTCCGACTCCCCCGAAGAGCGCCCGTTCATCATGATGCGCGCCGGCTTCCCCGGTTCCCAGCGTTTCGGCATGATTCCCTGGACCGGCGACGTCGCCCGCAGCTGGGGCGGTCTCAAGCCTCAGGTAGAACTCTCGCTGCAGATGGGCCTGCTGGGCTTCGGCTACACCCACTCCGACCTCGGCGGCTTTGCCGATGGCGAGAAGTTTGACCGCGAACTCTACATCCGCTGGCTGCAGTACGGCGTGTTCCAGCCGGTCTATCGCCCCCACGCCCAGGAGCATATTGCCCCGGAGCCGGTGTTCCACGATCGCAAAACCCGCGACATCCTGCGCGAGTATGTGAAGCTGCGTTATCGCCTGCTGCCCTACAACTACACTCTGGCGTTCGAAAACAGCCAGACCGGCATGCCACTGATGCGCCCGCTGTTCTTCGAGAATGAATCCAACCTGGCGCTGATGGACAACAAGGACGCCTACCTGTGGGGCAACGATTTCCTGGTGGCGCCGGTGACCGATGAAGACATCGATGAAGTAGACGTTCCGCTACCCGGCGGTGTCTGGTTCGACTTCTGGAGCGATGACCGCTACAGCGGCGCATCCGCGGAAATCGATGTGGACCTGAAAACCATCCCGGTCCTGGTTCGCGCCGGTGCGTTTATCCCCACGGTCGCCGACCTGCAGAACACCCGCGATTACTCCAGTGCATACCTGCGCCTGGATTACTACGCCGACGATTCCGTCAGTAGTTCCCGCGGCTATGTATACGAAGATGACGGTGTGACCGCCGGAGCCTTTGCCAAGGGCCAGTATGAAAAGCTTGCCTTCACCAGCGAACGCAAGGGCAACACCCTGCACTTTGCCTTCAGCCGCAGTGGCGATGGCTACAGCAATGCGCCGGAAGCCCGCGCGATGGATCTGGTAATGCATAACTGGCAACAGGCACCGGCAAGCATCCAGCTCGGCGACAAGACCATTCCGCTGGTACAGAAACAGAACCAGTTGACCGACCACACTGCCTATTACGACAAGCGCAGCAAGACCCTGCAGGTGAAGTTCCCCTGGGGTAAGCAAGACCTGGCAATGGCTGTCACGCTGTAA
- a CDS encoding cupredoxin domain-containing protein has protein sequence MRDSRWTRARNALLVLPAIVFCFGAGRPEVTLEIRDHLFIPSELVVPANTKVKLIVHNRDKTPEEFESYELNREKVIMGGQKAIIFIGPLKPGEYPFFGEFNPKTAQGKVIAE, from the coding sequence ATGCGTGACAGCCGTTGGACCCGGGCGCGCAACGCGCTGCTGGTGCTTCCTGCAATCGTTTTCTGTTTTGGCGCCGGGCGGCCAGAAGTGACGCTGGAAATACGCGACCATCTGTTTATTCCCTCAGAGCTTGTGGTGCCCGCCAATACCAAGGTGAAACTGATTGTCCACAACCGGGACAAAACGCCGGAGGAATTTGAAAGCTACGAGCTGAACCGGGAAAAGGTGATTATGGGTGGGCAGAAAGCGATTATCTTTATTGGCCCACTGAAGCCCGGCGAGTATCCATTTTTTGGTGAGTTCAACCCGAAAACGGCGCAGGGCAAAGTCATTGCGGAATAA
- a CDS encoding FTR1 family protein produces MLLTSVIIIFREVLEAGLVFCILLAMSRFLGLSTRWFLLALVLGGIGSAVYGNNLAAISNAFDGAGQELLNAGLHFWIYFLLVMATTLMVINYYRPGYRLSLLKWLMLLAVTCSVLREGAEIYIYLYTFHSQPELFGSVVKGALIGAGIGFSIGALLYYLLLGLPKRYILPVTCILLTIVAGGMCSQAAQLLIQVDWLPAQAPLWDSSGLLPEHSLVGQLLFALVSYEASPTPIEVFLYTTSMAVMALILGVTHYVFRTSSHVPAIAH; encoded by the coding sequence ATGCTATTGACCAGTGTGATTATTATTTTCCGGGAAGTGCTCGAAGCGGGACTGGTGTTCTGCATCCTGCTCGCCATGAGCCGCTTTCTCGGGCTGTCGACGCGTTGGTTTCTGCTTGCACTGGTTTTGGGTGGTATTGGCTCCGCCGTGTATGGAAATAACCTGGCGGCAATCTCGAATGCCTTCGACGGCGCCGGACAGGAGCTGCTGAATGCCGGGCTGCATTTTTGGATCTATTTCCTGCTAGTGATGGCGACCACTCTGATGGTGATCAACTACTATCGCCCTGGATACCGGCTCTCGCTGCTAAAGTGGTTGATGTTGCTGGCGGTGACCTGCTCGGTACTGCGCGAAGGCGCAGAGATTTATATTTACCTGTATACCTTTCATTCGCAGCCGGAACTGTTTGGCAGCGTAGTAAAGGGCGCACTGATCGGCGCGGGAATCGGCTTTAGTATTGGTGCCTTGTTGTATTACCTCTTGCTCGGCCTGCCGAAGCGCTACATCCTGCCGGTTACCTGTATATTGCTTACCATCGTTGCCGGGGGCATGTGTTCACAGGCCGCACAACTTTTGATTCAGGTGGACTGGCTGCCGGCACAGGCACCTCTTTGGGATAGCTCCGGATTGCTGCCCGAGCATTCGCTGGTGGGGCAACTGCTGTTTGCCCTGGTGAGTTACGAGGCGTCGCCGACGCCGATTGAAGTCTTCTTATACACAACGAGTATGGCGGTGATGGCGCTGATACTTGGGGTTACGCATTATGTTTTTCGAACGTCTTCCCATGTCCCCGCGATTGCGCACTGA
- a CDS encoding alpha-amylase family glycosyl hydrolase, producing the protein MDNQTTADTADSIHETSQVSAAKGPAAENTALHTATASPVETFGKPVIYQVLPRLFGNTNATNKPWGTIEENGVGKFSDFTPEALQAVRELGANYIWYTGALHHAVVRDYTEFGIANDDPDVVKGRAGSPYAVKDYYSVNPDLAEDPAKRLQEFRELIARSHEAGLKVIIDIVPNHVARNYQSLDKPEGVRDFGADDDTSVAYARDNNFYYVPGEPFQVPVADDGYRPLNGEAHPLVDGEFTEVPAKWTGNGSRAPQPAQGDWYETVKINFGVRPDGSHDFAELPADFANKDYKAHAAFWADKDVPDSWKKFREITDYWLAFGVDGFRYDMSGMVPVAFWSYLNSSIKMQKPDALLLAEIYQPDLYRDYIHLGKMDYLYDKVGTYDAIRAVMEGKAGTDPLVDIQNSLEGIEDNMLRFMENHDEQRISSPEFAGNPQAGIPAMVVSATISGAPTLLYFGQELGEPGAGDAGFGKASRTTIFDYWSVPSIRRWNNEGQFNSENLSDAEQQLRDTYRRLLAFSTSSEALRGDYTDLHSYNRKHGQGYSDQQFAFARWAPQERLVVVANFADTAKSLTLKLPAELLQQWQLQDGRYPMSEKLQGAAGAELSVENGEGKVALELEPFESVILQLEN; encoded by the coding sequence GTGGATAACCAAACCACGGCGGATACCGCCGACAGTATCCACGAAACATCCCAGGTCTCGGCCGCGAAAGGCCCTGCAGCAGAGAACACAGCGCTGCACACAGCAACTGCCTCCCCGGTCGAAACCTTCGGCAAGCCGGTGATCTACCAGGTTCTGCCGCGACTGTTCGGCAATACCAATGCCACCAACAAACCCTGGGGAACCATCGAAGAAAATGGTGTCGGCAAATTCAGTGACTTTACGCCCGAGGCCCTGCAGGCGGTGCGCGAACTGGGCGCCAACTACATCTGGTATACCGGTGCACTGCATCATGCGGTGGTACGCGATTACACCGAGTTCGGCATTGCCAATGATGATCCCGATGTGGTGAAAGGCCGTGCGGGTTCTCCCTACGCGGTGAAGGATTACTATTCCGTAAACCCCGACCTGGCAGAGGACCCGGCCAAACGCCTGCAAGAGTTTCGCGAGCTGATCGCCCGCTCTCACGAAGCCGGCCTCAAGGTCATCATTGATATCGTCCCCAACCACGTCGCGCGCAATTACCAGTCCCTCGACAAGCCGGAGGGCGTGCGCGATTTCGGTGCCGACGATGACACCAGCGTGGCCTATGCACGCGATAACAATTTCTACTATGTGCCGGGCGAACCCTTCCAGGTACCGGTCGCCGACGATGGCTACCGTCCCCTGAACGGTGAGGCCCACCCGCTGGTCGACGGAGAGTTTACCGAGGTACCCGCCAAGTGGACTGGTAACGGCAGCCGGGCACCGCAGCCGGCCCAGGGCGACTGGTATGAAACGGTCAAAATCAACTTCGGGGTGCGCCCGGACGGCAGTCACGATTTTGCCGAACTGCCCGCAGACTTCGCGAATAAAGACTACAAAGCCCACGCAGCGTTCTGGGCCGACAAGGACGTGCCGGACAGCTGGAAAAAATTCCGCGAGATTACCGACTACTGGCTCGCGTTCGGCGTCGACGGCTTCCGCTACGACATGTCCGGGATGGTGCCGGTGGCGTTCTGGAGCTACCTGAACTCTTCCATCAAGATGCAAAAGCCCGACGCATTGTTGCTCGCAGAAATCTATCAGCCAGACCTGTACCGGGATTACATTCACCTCGGCAAGATGGACTACCTCTACGACAAGGTAGGCACCTACGATGCAATCCGCGCGGTAATGGAAGGCAAGGCCGGCACCGATCCGCTGGTAGATATCCAGAACAGCCTGGAAGGCATTGAAGACAACATGTTGCGGTTTATGGAAAATCACGACGAGCAGCGTATCAGCAGCCCCGAGTTCGCCGGTAACCCGCAAGCCGGCATTCCCGCCATGGTGGTATCCGCCACCATCAGCGGCGCCCCCACCCTGCTCTACTTCGGCCAGGAACTGGGTGAGCCCGGTGCTGGCGATGCCGGTTTCGGCAAAGCGAGCCGCACCACCATTTTCGACTACTGGTCAGTCCCCAGCATTCGCCGCTGGAACAACGAGGGACAGTTCAACAGCGAAAACCTCAGTGACGCCGAACAGCAACTGCGCGATACCTACCGGCGCCTCCTGGCCTTTTCCACCAGCAGTGAGGCACTGCGTGGCGACTACACGGACCTGCACAGCTACAACCGCAAACACGGACAGGGCTATAGCGATCAGCAGTTCGCGTTTGCCCGTTGGGCGCCGCAGGAGCGGCTGGTGGTGGTAGCCAACTTTGCCGACACCGCAAAAAGCCTGACGCTGAAGCTGCCTGCGGAGTTATTGCAACAGTGGCAGCTGCAAGATGGCCGCTACCCGATGAGCGAGAAGCTACAGGGAGCCGCGGGTGCGGAACTGAGCGTGGAGAACGGTGAAGGGAAGGTTGCCCTTGAGCTGGAACCTTTCGAGAGCGTGATCCTGCAGCTGGAAAACTGA